Proteins encoded within one genomic window of Ascaphus truei isolate aAscTru1 chromosome 8, aAscTru1.hap1, whole genome shotgun sequence:
- the LRRC25 gene encoding leucine-rich repeat-containing protein 25, whose amino-acid sequence MRALQLLVLFLYYITNTNGNCVTFECSLVNLNIRGTDCSKPEGSELNTCQKISTLILSNSIVNVKTSPESDFNMLTKLDISGNKLRNLPENFLSNAKELQDLNLGHNMLESLPMTFLKNSPKLKVLRLEGNSLTSIPSAIFQPQLLNLTVDCDCYMARPVMNGILQRCPNVTDCPDYSFKCKLESGWSDVEDFYQEKCGMTNLLAVYIVVPIVILALVAGGVIYYLKQKNKNTADFENKGTADKSPAHVQPHYITRKVETAPTVLNQSRGLGQDYENVFIGHMQTEQPKPFHYLDGKQKQGANSNPMTEEDIYLESDVHEGDQPIYNNTQGVYYSYTKPGPIIKEEEDVYIVPDQ is encoded by the exons ATGCGTGCTCTACAGCTCCTGGTGCTGTTTCTATACTACATAACCAACACCAACGGGAACTGCGTTACATTTGAATGTTCTTTGGTGAATCTTAATATCCGTGGGACAGACTGCAGCAAACCGGAAGGGTCGGAATTGAACACTTGTCAAAAAATCTCAACACTGATCTTAAGCAACTCAATTGTAAATGTTAAAACTTCCCCAGAGTCCGATTTTAACATGTTAACTAAGCTGGATATCTCTGGCAATAAACTTAGAAATCTCCCTGAGAATTTTCTGTCCAACGCAAAGGAACTGCAAGACCTTAACCTCGGGCACAACATGCTAGAAAGCTTACCAATGACCTTTCTGAAAAATTCGCCCAAATTAAAAGTCTTGCGCCTTGAAGGAAATTCATTGACTTCCATTCCTTCCGCCATTTTTCAACCCCAACTTCTCAACTTGACTGTTGACTGTGATTGTTATATGGCTCGCCCTGTAATGAATGGAATATTGCAGCGTTGCCCCAACGTTACAGACTGCCCAGATTACTCATTCAAGTGCAAACTGGAGTCAGGATGGTCAGACGTGGAGGATTTCTACCAAGAGAAATGTGGAATGACAAATCTCCTTGCTGTGTACATTGTAGTTCCCATTGTTATTCTGGCTCTTGTAGCGGGAGGGGTGATTTATTACCTGAAGCAGAAGAATAAAAACACAGCTGATTTTGAAAACAAAGGGACTGCAGACAAGTCACCTGCTCACGTGCAGCCACACTACATAACCAGGAAAGTGGAAACGGCACCAACAGTTTTAAACCAATCCAGAGGGCTGGGGCAGGACTATGAAAATGTTTTCATTGGTCACATGCAGACTGAGCAACCAAAGCCATTTCATTATCTGGATGGGAAGCAAAAGCAAGGTGCCAACAG CAATCCGATGACTGAAGAAGACATATATTTGGAAAGTGATGTCCATGAGGGTGACCAGCCTATTTACAACAACACCCAGGGTGTGTATTACAGCTACACGAAGCCTGGCCCCATAATTAAAGAAGAGGAAGATGTGTACATTGTGCCAGATCAGTGA